In Synergistaceae bacterium, a genomic segment contains:
- the citG gene encoding triphosphoribosyl-dephospho-CoA synthase CitG codes for MTLMMTKTTTTMTSKILGTLALEAMLIEVSVTPKPGLVDRNNSGAHRDMGFFTFMKSAAGLRSCFEEFAESGIKAGQKNLSPVLLFPELRKIGVIAENEMFRATQGINTHKGEIFSLGVLSASAGYLAGMNAQINSDSVMTLAGQICEGLCDKDFAQARNKPRDSLTKGEKIFIDYGITGIRGEAESGYESVKNIALPALRKYLAEGENLNDSLAKTLIHLIAFAHDTNIISRHDLNIAKKVMNEAAKILENGTDIDSIIELDRNFIRCNISPGGSGDLLAVTYYLYELDIIS; via the coding sequence TTGACTCTGATGATGACGAAGACGACGACGACGATGACGAGTAAAATTTTAGGAACGCTGGCACTTGAAGCGATGTTAATAGAAGTGTCAGTTACTCCTAAACCTGGTCTAGTAGATAGAAATAATTCGGGAGCTCATAGAGATATGGGCTTCTTTACTTTTATGAAGAGTGCTGCGGGTCTGCGTTCATGCTTTGAAGAATTTGCGGAGTCGGGCATTAAAGCAGGTCAGAAAAATTTATCACCCGTTTTGTTATTTCCGGAATTGCGAAAAATAGGCGTTATTGCAGAAAATGAAATGTTTAGAGCGACTCAAGGGATTAATACTCACAAGGGCGAAATTTTTTCACTGGGAGTCTTGAGTGCTTCAGCCGGTTATCTTGCAGGAATGAACGCGCAGATAAATTCTGATTCAGTTATGACTCTTGCCGGCCAAATTTGCGAAGGATTGTGCGATAAAGATTTTGCACAGGCACGAAATAAACCGCGCGACTCACTCACTAAGGGCGAAAAAATTTTTATCGATTACGGCATTACAGGCATAAGGGGCGAGGCTGAGTCAGGTTATGAATCCGTGAAAAATATTGCGCTGCCTGCGTTGAGAAAATATCTTGCTGAAGGTGAAAATCTTAATGACTCGCTTGCAAAAACTTTGATTCACTTAATAGCGTTTGCCCATGACACAAATATAATTTCCCGCCATGATTTAAATATTGCAAAAAAGGTTATGAACGAGGCAGCGAAAATTTTAGAGAACGGCACAGACATTGACTCGATTATAGAGCTTGATAGAAATTTTATACGCTGCAATATAAGCCCTGGCGGATCTGGTGATTTATTAGCGGTTACTTATTATTTGTATGAACTTGATATAATTAGCTGA
- a CDS encoding trypsin-like peptidase domain-containing protein, whose translation MNLDDACMYLNISPDDDDLNLDEINRNYNSKLKLYDPAKFSPDSPEHVKALHMRKNLHEAYNFLLDVHSQIYGSNNKSGNNNLFWKLAFVSSLVIILCFAVSAFLFYKYNNQTPTPSNNSNEYSQIMRELEQLRRMTQNQNQAPKPPQAPANYADLVERVMPSIVLIETDNAKGSGFFVSAKGDILTNFHVVSNAERIRVTTRDGKKFNARVKDYDSENDMALIAIESRSATPFLHISPVLPRQGEAVIAIGNPRGYDGTVSNGIISAFRENNKWVQFTAPISPGSSGGALINLQGQVVGMPTQYRTDGQNLNFAVAPTLLNNFFKNAQNNNISRPQRTARRNNNNVSLPNSRGFQGLRWGASFSSVERAINAELEPLDDSDVLFYTKKFYQAFNANIDVKICYSFNNYKLSGVMLAHQTNNRNINNVRNNLTRELTNLYGSPVRRGYDDDDNFICMWADSGLGILLTQNSEINTILIIFSPL comes from the coding sequence ATGAATCTCGATGACGCTTGCATGTACTTGAATATTTCACCCGATGACGACGATTTGAATCTCGATGAAATAAATCGCAACTATAACAGCAAATTAAAACTCTATGACCCTGCAAAATTTTCGCCCGACTCGCCCGAACACGTCAAAGCACTTCATATGCGCAAAAATCTTCATGAGGCATATAATTTTTTGCTTGATGTTCACTCACAAATTTACGGCTCTAACAATAAATCAGGAAATAATAATTTATTCTGGAAACTCGCTTTTGTGTCAAGCCTCGTTATAATTTTATGCTTTGCCGTAAGCGCGTTTTTGTTCTATAAATATAATAATCAGACTCCAACTCCGTCAAATAATTCAAATGAGTATTCACAAATTATGCGTGAACTTGAACAGCTAAGACGAATGACTCAGAATCAGAATCAAGCACCTAAACCGCCGCAAGCACCGGCAAATTATGCTGACTTAGTCGAAAGAGTCATGCCTTCAATAGTGTTAATAGAGACTGATAACGCAAAGGGCAGCGGATTTTTCGTGAGTGCTAAAGGCGATATTCTCACAAATTTTCACGTAGTAAGCAATGCAGAACGCATAAGAGTTACAACAAGAGACGGCAAAAAATTTAATGCACGAGTCAAAGACTACGACTCAGAAAATGATATGGCATTAATCGCAATAGAATCAAGGAGCGCAACACCTTTTTTGCATATAAGCCCAGTTTTACCGCGTCAAGGCGAGGCAGTAATCGCAATAGGTAACCCAAGAGGCTATGACGGCACTGTCTCAAACGGTATTATTTCAGCGTTCAGAGAAAATAATAAATGGGTGCAATTTACTGCGCCGATTTCGCCGGGTTCAAGCGGAGGAGCGTTAATTAATTTACAGGGTCAAGTCGTAGGAATGCCGACTCAATACAGGACAGACGGACAGAATCTAAATTTTGCAGTTGCCCCGACTCTGTTAAATAATTTCTTCAAGAATGCACAGAATAATAATATTTCACGGCCTCAACGAACAGCAAGACGCAATAATAATAATGTCTCCTTGCCAAATTCGCGGGGCTTTCAGGGACTCCGATGGGGCGCAAGTTTTTCGAGCGTTGAGAGGGCAATTAATGCAGAACTTGAACCGCTTGATGACTCAGATGTGTTATTCTATACGAAAAAATTTTATCAGGCCTTCAATGCTAATATTGACGTTAAAATCTGTTACTCATTCAATAATTATAAATTGTCGGGTGTCATGCTGGCTCACCAAACTAATAACCGTAATATAAACAATGTCAGAAATAATCTTACACGCGAATTAACGAATCTTTACGGCTCACCGGTCAGACGAGGTTATGACGATGACGACAATTTTATTTGCATGTGGGCTGACTCAGGGCTTGGGATTCTGCTCACTCAAAATAGCGAAATTAATACGATTCTAATAATATTTTCACCGTTATAA
- the nifU gene encoding Fe-S cluster assembly scaffold protein NifU, whose translation MALDYSQKVMDHFMNPRNVGEIANADGIGEAGNPKCGDIMKIYLKVNPDTQIIEDVKFKTFGCASAIASSSMATEMIKGRTIEDAWNLTNNAVAEALDGLPPIKMHCSVLAEEAIHEALNNYRAKHGMEIIPIEHHEE comes from the coding sequence ATGGCGTTAGATTATAGTCAAAAAGTTATGGATCACTTCATGAATCCCCGCAACGTAGGAGAAATTGCGAATGCTGACGGAATCGGCGAGGCTGGTAACCCTAAATGCGGCGACATCATGAAAATTTATTTGAAGGTCAACCCCGACACGCAGATAATAGAAGACGTGAAATTCAAGACTTTCGGTTGTGCAAGTGCTATAGCGTCATCAAGCATGGCTACGGAAATGATTAAGGGACGCACTATCGAAGACGCATGGAACTTGACAAATAACGCGGTTGCAGAAGCTCTTGACGGTCTGCCGCCCATAAAGATGCACTGTTCAGTCTTGGCCGAAGAAGCTATACACGAGGCATTAAATAATTATCGCGCTAAACATGGAATGGAAATTATACCAATTGAACATCACGAGGAATAA
- the nifS gene encoding cysteine desulfurase NifS, with the protein MDHTATTPVSPEVLSAMMPYFSENFGNPSSVYSFSRKTRAAIEHAREQVAKALNADTSEIFFTGSGTEADNWALKGTLEKAKLLGKNHLITTKIEHHAILHTAEYLSKLHGVDVTYLNVDSEGFINLDELKAAITDKTALVSIMFANNEVGTIEPVQEIGAICREKKIPFHTDAVQAAAHLNIDVKAMNIDMLSMSAHKMYGPKGVGALYLRKGLRPENFIHGGAQERRHRASTENIAGIVGFGEAMEILKSRLDEDKKINSARRDKLIAGILERIPHAKLNGATGDKRLPNNINFSFIGVEGETLLLDLDSRGISASTGSACSSESLDPSHVLLALGLKHEMAHGSLRFTIGRLTTDEHINYLLDVLPEIVAKRREMSPLWEDYLKQLGEK; encoded by the coding sequence ATGGATCACACAGCTACAACGCCCGTTAGTCCTGAAGTATTAAGCGCAATGATGCCTTATTTCAGTGAAAATTTTGGGAATCCTTCAAGCGTTTATTCATTTTCCCGCAAGACAAGAGCAGCAATCGAACACGCGCGCGAACAAGTTGCAAAGGCTTTGAACGCTGATACGTCAGAAATTTTTTTCACGGGATCAGGCACAGAGGCTGACAATTGGGCGTTAAAGGGTACTCTTGAGAAAGCAAAATTACTCGGCAAGAATCATTTAATCACGACAAAAATCGAACATCACGCAATTTTACACACTGCCGAATATTTGAGCAAACTTCACGGCGTTGACGTTACATATTTAAATGTCGATTCAGAAGGTTTTATTAATCTCGATGAACTCAAAGCAGCTATCACCGACAAAACCGCGCTGGTTTCTATAATGTTCGCAAATAATGAAGTCGGTACGATCGAGCCGGTTCAGGAAATTGGAGCAATCTGCCGCGAGAAAAAAATACCCTTCCACACCGACGCAGTGCAGGCCGCAGCACATTTGAATATCGATGTAAAAGCTATGAATATCGACATGCTTTCAATGTCAGCACACAAAATGTATGGGCCCAAAGGTGTAGGAGCTTTATATTTGCGTAAGGGCTTGAGACCTGAGAACTTTATACACGGAGGCGCACAGGAACGCAGGCACAGAGCAAGCACGGAAAATATTGCTGGCATAGTCGGTTTTGGTGAGGCTATGGAAATTCTTAAATCACGACTCGACGAGGACAAGAAAATTAATTCTGCCAGACGTGATAAATTAATCGCCGGCATTCTCGAACGCATACCGCACGCAAAATTAAACGGTGCAACAGGCGATAAAAGACTCCCGAATAATATAAATTTCAGCTTTATTGGTGTAGAAGGCGAGACACTTTTATTGGACCTCGACTCGCGCGGAATTTCTGCATCAACCGGAAGCGCGTGCAGCTCTGAAAGTCTTGATCCTTCACACGTTTTATTAGCTCTGGGACTCAAACACGAAATGGCGCATGGTTCATTAAGATTCACGATCGGAAGACTCACGACTGATGAACATATAAATTATTTGCTTGACGTTCTGCCGGAAATTGTAGCAAAGCGCCGTGAAATGTCCCCGTTATGGGAAGATTATTTAAAACAGTTAGGAGAGAAATAA
- a CDS encoding Rrf2 family transcriptional regulator: MKLSTTVRYGLRAMSDLCVRENESPLCVNDIAESQNIPVAFLEQLLGKLRRGRLLDSVRGAQGGYKLARDAREITISDILRALGESVIWGECQTEKGCENVLTCPTFNLWRRVKLAVDNILSSTTLHDIANEEICTDPEREKALRRHKS; encoded by the coding sequence GTGAAACTATCAACTACAGTGCGCTACGGTCTTCGGGCGATGTCGGATTTATGCGTTAGAGAAAATGAGTCGCCGCTTTGTGTAAATGATATTGCAGAAAGTCAAAATATTCCTGTTGCATTCTTAGAGCAATTACTCGGTAAATTACGGCGGGGAAGACTCCTTGACAGTGTAAGAGGTGCTCAGGGAGGCTATAAACTTGCAAGAGACGCGCGGGAAATTACGATTTCTGACATTCTTAGAGCATTGGGCGAGTCGGTAATTTGGGGAGAATGCCAGACAGAAAAAGGCTGCGAAAATGTTTTAACCTGTCCGACGTTTAATTTATGGAGGCGTGTAAAATTGGCTGTTGATAATATTCTAAGCAGCACGACACTTCATGACATAGCGAACGAAGAAATTTGCACTGACCCTGAACGCGAGAAAGCATTAAGGAGGCATAAATCATAA